One Streptomyces fagopyri DNA window includes the following coding sequences:
- a CDS encoding sensor histidine kinase, whose product MPPGWLTGLRPRRLSSLRATFTLSFAAVAAAVTVLVGFLSYDAAARLVRVDQQTVFSEVVQDLRGQVRETPLDPGDFSSSDPDHDGPLDDIIRPSRTDVQVLGRGGAVADHGRPVLPVVAGDRRIAASPAAGTWVEHREVDVGGDLYRVATVALGGGRGAVQVAQQFSDTEDLLRELQQRTVLLVGAVVIAAGLFGWWLARRITRRLVRLAGAAEDVARTGRLGIQVPVAGHDEVARLGRSFDRMLGRLARSEEDQRRLVQDAGHELRTPLTSLRTNISMLRRIDELPPEAREELVADLAQESRELTDLVNELVALAAGQSDTEPVRRIDLADLAEDVAIVARRRSGRDVALRVSGDTTVDGRPTALQRAVSNLVENAVKFDRDGKVPIEIAVTGPVGTGSGGGTGGGVGRPGSVRIEVLDRGPGIAEGDLVRVFDRFFRAADARSLPGSGLGLSIVREVAVAHGGASFAFRREGGGAVFGFTVSVTGDRPPTDS is encoded by the coding sequence GTGCCCCCGGGATGGCTCACGGGGCTGCGGCCCCGGCGGCTGTCCTCCCTGCGGGCGACCTTCACCCTGTCGTTCGCGGCCGTGGCCGCCGCGGTCACGGTCCTCGTCGGGTTCCTCAGTTACGACGCCGCGGCCCGGCTGGTGCGCGTGGACCAGCAGACCGTCTTCTCCGAGGTGGTGCAAGACCTGCGCGGCCAGGTCCGGGAGACGCCGCTCGACCCGGGCGACTTCTCGTCGTCCGACCCCGACCACGACGGGCCGCTCGACGACATCATCCGGCCCAGCCGTACGGACGTACAGGTGCTCGGGCGCGGCGGGGCGGTCGCCGACCACGGGAGACCGGTGCTGCCCGTCGTCGCCGGCGACCGGCGGATCGCCGCGTCCCCGGCCGCGGGTACGTGGGTGGAGCACCGGGAGGTGGACGTCGGAGGGGACCTCTACCGGGTGGCCACGGTGGCGCTCGGCGGCGGGCGGGGCGCGGTGCAGGTCGCGCAGCAGTTCAGCGACACGGAGGATCTGCTGCGGGAGCTCCAGCAGCGGACCGTGCTGCTCGTCGGAGCGGTGGTGATCGCGGCCGGGCTGTTCGGATGGTGGCTCGCGCGGCGGATCACCCGGCGGCTGGTGCGGCTGGCGGGGGCCGCCGAGGACGTGGCGCGCACCGGGCGGCTCGGCATCCAGGTGCCCGTCGCCGGACACGACGAGGTGGCACGGCTCGGCCGCTCCTTCGACCGGATGCTCGGACGTCTCGCCCGATCGGAGGAGGACCAGCGGCGGCTCGTCCAGGACGCGGGGCACGAACTCCGTACGCCGCTGACCTCCCTGCGCACGAACATCTCGATGCTCCGGCGCATCGACGAACTGCCGCCCGAGGCCCGGGAGGAACTGGTCGCCGACCTCGCCCAGGAGTCACGTGAGCTGACCGACCTCGTCAACGAGCTGGTGGCGCTCGCGGCCGGGCAGTCCGACACCGAGCCCGTCCGGCGGATCGATCTCGCCGACCTGGCCGAGGACGTCGCGATCGTCGCGCGGCGGCGCAGCGGGCGCGACGTCGCCCTGCGGGTGAGCGGGGACACGACGGTGGACGGGCGTCCGACGGCGTTGCAGCGGGCCGTGTCGAACCTGGTGGAGAACGCGGTGAAGTTCGACCGGGACGGGAAGGTGCCGATCGAGATCGCGGTCACGGGGCCGGTGGGTACGGGTTCCGGTGGCGGTACCGGTGGTGGCGTCGGCCGGCCGGGCAGTGTCCGGATCGAGGTGCTCGACCGGGGGCCGGGTATCGCCGAGGGGGATCTCGTGCGTGTCTTCGACCGGTTCTTCCGGGCGGCCGACGCGCGCAGTCTGCCCGGGTCCGGGCTCGGGCTGTCCATCGTGCGGGAGGTCGCCGTGGCGCACGGCGGGGCGTCGTTCGCCTTTCGGCGGGAAGGGGGAGGGGCGGTGTTCGGTTTCACGGTGAGCGTCACGGGCGACCGCCCCCCGACCGACTCTTGA
- a CDS encoding RtcB family protein: MSYVEMPGAQVPIRMWADPASVEDVALRQLRNVATLPWIKGLAVMPDVHFGKGATVGSVIAMRDAVCPAAVGVDIGCGMSAVKTSLTVNDLPGDLSRLRSKVEQAIPVGRGMHDAPVEPGDVYGLAAAGWDDFWGRFDGVAEAVKFRQERATKQMGTLGSGNHFVEICTDTTGSVWLMLHSGSRNIGKELAEHHMGVAQKLPHNQGLVDRDLAVFVADTPQMAAYRNDLFWAQEYAKYNRTLMMGLLKNVIRKEFGKAKPAFEPEVSCHHNYVNIERYEGMDLLVTRKGAISARAGEFGIIPGSMGTGSYIVKGLGNEKSFNSASHGAGRRMSRNEAKRRFSTRDLEEQTRGVECRKDSGVVDEIPGAYKPIEQVIEQQRDLVEVVAKLKQVVCVKG, encoded by the coding sequence ATGTCGTACGTGGAGATGCCGGGTGCGCAGGTGCCCATCCGTATGTGGGCCGACCCGGCGTCGGTCGAGGACGTCGCGCTGCGCCAGCTGCGGAACGTGGCGACACTGCCGTGGATCAAGGGCCTCGCCGTGATGCCGGACGTGCATTTCGGGAAGGGTGCCACGGTGGGGTCGGTCATCGCGATGCGGGACGCGGTGTGCCCGGCGGCGGTGGGCGTCGACATCGGCTGCGGGATGTCCGCGGTCAAGACCTCGCTGACCGTCAACGACCTGCCGGGGGATCTGTCCAGGCTCCGGTCGAAGGTCGAGCAGGCGATTCCGGTGGGGCGGGGGATGCACGACGCGCCGGTCGAGCCCGGCGACGTGTACGGACTGGCCGCGGCGGGGTGGGACGACTTCTGGGGGCGGTTCGACGGAGTGGCCGAGGCGGTCAAGTTCCGTCAGGAGCGTGCCACGAAGCAGATGGGGACGCTCGGTTCGGGGAATCACTTCGTGGAGATCTGCACGGACACGACGGGTTCCGTCTGGCTGATGCTGCACTCCGGTTCGCGGAACATCGGCAAGGAACTGGCCGAGCACCACATGGGCGTGGCCCAGAAACTCCCGCACAACCAGGGCCTCGTCGACCGTGACCTGGCGGTCTTCGTCGCCGACACCCCGCAGATGGCGGCGTACCGCAACGACCTGTTCTGGGCGCAGGAGTACGCGAAGTACAACCGCACGCTGATGATGGGGCTCCTGAAGAACGTGATCCGCAAGGAGTTCGGCAAGGCGAAGCCGGCCTTCGAGCCGGAGGTCAGCTGCCATCACAACTACGTCAACATCGAGCGCTACGAAGGCATGGACCTCCTCGTCACGCGCAAGGGCGCCATCAGTGCCCGGGCGGGGGAGTTCGGCATCATTCCGGGGTCGATGGGGACGGGCTCGTACATCGTGAAGGGTCTCGGCAACGAGAAGTCCTTCAACTCGGCTTCGCACGGCGCGGGCCGGCGCATGAGCCGCAACGAGGCCAAGCGCCGCTTCTCGACGCGGGACCTGGAGGAGCAGACGCGGGGCGTCGAGTGCCGCAAGGACTCCGGCGTCGTCGACGAGATCCCGGGCGCGTACAAGCCGATCGAGCAGGTCATCGAGCAGCAGCGCGACCTCGTGGAGGTCGTGGCGAAGCTGAAGCAGGTCGTCTGTGTGAAGGGCTGA
- a CDS encoding SDR family NAD(P)-dependent oxidoreductase, whose amino-acid sequence MTSAAPSASSRIAVITGASSGIGAATARQLAAAGYRVVLTARRKDRIEALAEEINAAGHQAAAYTLDVTDRAAVDEFATAFRTIGVLVNNAGGALGADPVATGDPAEWRLMYETNVIGTLNVTQALLPALTASGDGTVVVLSSTAGHGTYEGGAGYVAAKHAEHVLAETLRLEIVGTPVRVIEVAPGMVKTDEFALTRFGGDTEKAAKVYAGVAEPLTADDVADTITWAVTRPSHVNIDLLVVRPRAQASNTKVHREL is encoded by the coding sequence ATGACGTCCGCCGCGCCCTCCGCCTCCTCCCGCATCGCCGTCATCACCGGCGCGAGCAGCGGCATCGGCGCGGCGACGGCCCGGCAGCTCGCCGCGGCCGGTTACCGCGTCGTCCTGACCGCCCGCCGCAAGGACCGCATCGAGGCACTGGCCGAGGAGATCAACGCGGCGGGGCACCAGGCCGCCGCGTACACGCTGGACGTGACGGACCGCGCGGCGGTCGACGAGTTCGCCACGGCCTTCCGGACGATCGGCGTCCTGGTCAACAACGCGGGCGGCGCGCTGGGCGCCGACCCGGTGGCCACCGGCGACCCGGCCGAGTGGCGACTGATGTACGAGACGAACGTCATCGGCACCCTGAACGTCACCCAGGCCCTGCTGCCCGCCCTCACCGCCAGCGGCGACGGAACGGTGGTGGTGCTCTCCTCCACCGCCGGTCACGGCACCTACGAGGGCGGCGCCGGATACGTCGCGGCCAAGCACGCCGAGCACGTCCTCGCCGAGACCCTCCGGCTGGAGATCGTCGGCACCCCGGTCCGTGTCATCGAGGTCGCGCCCGGCATGGTCAAGACGGACGAGTTCGCGCTGACCCGCTTCGGCGGCGACACGGAGAAGGCGGCGAAGGTGTACGCGGGCGTGGCCGAGCCGCTCACCGCCGACGACGTGGCGGACACCATCACCTGGGCGGTCACCCGCCCCAGCCACGTCAACATCGACCTCCTCGTGGTGCGCCCCCGCGCCCAGGCCTCCAACACGAAGGTCCACCGGGAGCTGTGA
- a CDS encoding FMN reductase — protein MRLVVVSAGLSVPSSTRLLADRLAAATAGGTAARVEVVELRDLAVEIAHNLTNGFPGRALGSALDAVTAADGLIVVTPVFSASYSGLFKSFFDVLDKDALAGKPVLIAATGGSSRHSLVLEHAMRPLFAHLRAVVVPTAVYAASEDWGAEGLAERIDRAAGELAALMRGLAAAAGAATGAAGAGTDTTGTVPAPAGTVPVQGGTTPVHGVPARVASGGGFEVVPFEQQLAALRP, from the coding sequence ATGAGGCTCGTCGTCGTCTCGGCGGGGCTGAGCGTCCCGTCGTCCACCCGGCTGCTGGCCGACCGGCTGGCGGCGGCGACCGCCGGCGGAACCGCCGCGCGGGTCGAGGTCGTCGAACTGCGCGACCTCGCGGTCGAGATCGCGCACAACCTCACCAACGGGTTCCCCGGACGGGCGCTGGGCTCCGCGCTCGACGCCGTGACGGCGGCGGACGGCCTGATCGTCGTCACGCCGGTGTTCTCGGCGTCGTACAGCGGTCTGTTCAAGTCCTTCTTCGACGTACTGGACAAGGACGCGCTCGCCGGGAAGCCGGTCCTGATCGCCGCGACCGGCGGCTCTTCGCGGCACTCCCTCGTGCTCGAACACGCCATGCGCCCGCTCTTCGCCCACCTGCGCGCCGTCGTCGTACCGACCGCGGTGTACGCCGCCTCGGAGGACTGGGGCGCGGAGGGACTGGCCGAACGGATCGACCGCGCGGCGGGGGAACTGGCGGCACTGATGAGGGGGCTCGCGGCGGCTGCCGGTGCGGCGACGGGTGCGGCCGGCGCGGGAACCGACACGACGGGGACCGTGCCCGCTCCGGCCGGGACCGTGCCCGTCCAGGGCGGCACCACTCCCGTGCACGGCGTACCCGCGCGGGTCGCGTCCGGCGGTGGCTTCGAGGTCGTCCCTTTCGAGCAGCAGCTCGCCGCGCTGCGGCCGTAG
- a CDS encoding response regulator transcription factor has translation MPQTVLLAEDDRAIRHALERALTLEGYAVTAVADGVEALAQAHRTPPDILLLDVMMPGIDGLQVCRVLRAEGDRTPILMLTALVETADRIAGLDAGADDYVVKPFDVEEVFARLRALLRRTSPVNAAPAAGPEGASAPVPVSAPVPREAPGQLAAAGLHMDIQARRAWRGQRELELTRTEFELLELLVRNAGIVLDHATIYDRIWGYDFGPGSKNLAVYVGYLRRKLDGPGAPALIHTVRGVGYVLRED, from the coding sequence GTGCCCCAGACTGTGCTGCTCGCCGAGGACGACCGTGCCATCCGCCATGCCCTGGAAAGGGCGCTGACGCTGGAGGGCTACGCGGTGACGGCCGTCGCCGACGGCGTCGAGGCGCTGGCGCAGGCCCACCGCACCCCACCGGACATTTTGCTCCTGGACGTCATGATGCCCGGCATCGACGGACTCCAGGTCTGCCGCGTGCTGCGCGCGGAGGGGGACCGCACACCGATCCTGATGCTCACCGCCCTGGTCGAGACGGCCGACCGCATCGCGGGCCTGGACGCCGGGGCCGACGACTACGTGGTCAAGCCCTTCGACGTGGAGGAGGTGTTCGCCCGGCTGCGGGCCCTGCTGCGCCGGACCAGCCCGGTGAACGCCGCCCCCGCCGCAGGACCGGAGGGCGCGTCCGCCCCGGTCCCCGTGTCGGCACCGGTGCCCCGGGAGGCCCCCGGGCAGCTCGCCGCGGCCGGGCTGCACATGGACATCCAGGCGCGTCGCGCCTGGCGGGGGCAGCGCGAGCTGGAGCTCACCCGCACCGAGTTCGAACTGCTCGAACTCCTCGTCCGCAACGCGGGCATCGTCCTCGACCACGCCACGATCTACGACCGCATCTGGGGCTACGACTTCGGACCCGGCTCCAAGAACCTCGCCGTCTACGTGGGATACCTGCGGCGCAAACTCGACGGGCCGGGGGCGCCGGCGCTGATCCACACAGTGCGGGGCGTGGGGTACGTCCTGAGGGAGGACTGA
- a CDS encoding LLM class flavin-dependent oxidoreductase: MQFGIFTVGDVTPDPTTGRSPSEHERIKAMVAIAQKAEEVGLDVFATGEHHNPPFVPSSPTTMLGYVAARTEKLILSTSTTLITTNDPVKIAEDFAMLQHLAEGRVDVMMGRGNTGPVYPWFGQDIRQGINLAVENYALLHRLWREDVVTWEGKFRTPLQSFTSTPRPLDGVAPFVWHGSIRSPEIAEQAAYYGDGFFHNNIFWPADHTRRMVELYRTRYAHYGHGTAEQAIVGLGGQVFMRRNSQDAVREFRPYFDNAPVYGHGPSLEDFTDQTPLTVGSPQQVIEKTLTFREYAGDYQRQLFLVDHAGLPLKTVLEQLDMLGEEVVPVLRAEFAKNRPATVPDAPTHQARVAAAREVTAV; the protein is encoded by the coding sequence ATGCAGTTCGGGATATTCACCGTCGGCGACGTGACACCGGATCCGACCACCGGCCGGTCACCGAGCGAGCACGAGCGCATCAAGGCCATGGTCGCCATCGCGCAGAAGGCGGAAGAGGTCGGCCTGGACGTCTTCGCGACCGGCGAGCACCACAACCCGCCGTTCGTGCCCTCGTCGCCGACCACGATGCTCGGCTACGTCGCTGCGCGCACCGAGAAGCTCATCCTGTCCACCTCCACCACCCTGATCACCACCAACGACCCGGTGAAGATCGCCGAGGACTTCGCGATGCTCCAGCACCTCGCGGAGGGCCGGGTCGACGTGATGATGGGCCGCGGCAACACCGGGCCGGTCTACCCCTGGTTCGGACAGGACATCCGCCAGGGCATCAACCTCGCCGTCGAGAACTACGCGCTGCTGCACCGCCTGTGGCGCGAGGACGTGGTGACGTGGGAGGGCAAGTTCCGCACGCCTCTACAGTCGTTCACGTCGACCCCCCGGCCGCTCGACGGGGTGGCGCCGTTCGTCTGGCACGGCTCGATCCGCTCCCCGGAGATCGCCGAGCAGGCCGCGTACTACGGCGACGGCTTCTTCCACAACAACATCTTCTGGCCCGCCGACCACACCCGCCGGATGGTCGAGCTGTACCGGACCCGGTACGCGCACTACGGGCACGGCACCGCCGAGCAGGCCATCGTCGGCCTGGGCGGTCAGGTCTTCATGCGGCGCAACTCGCAGGACGCCGTGCGCGAGTTCCGGCCCTACTTCGACAACGCGCCGGTGTACGGGCACGGGCCGTCCCTGGAGGACTTCACCGACCAGACACCGCTGACCGTCGGCTCGCCCCAGCAGGTCATCGAGAAGACGCTGACCTTCCGGGAGTACGCCGGTGACTACCAGCGGCAGCTGTTCCTGGTGGACCACGCCGGACTGCCGCTGAAGACCGTGCTGGAGCAGCTCGACATGCTGGGCGAGGAGGTCGTTCCCGTCCTGCGCGCGGAGTTCGCGAAGAACCGTCCGGCCACGGTGCCCGACGCCCCGACCCACCAGGCCCGTGTGGCCGCCGCCCGGGAGGTGACCGCCGTATGA
- a CDS encoding YnfA family protein, which produces MVIVRSVVLFVVAALFEIGGAWLVWQGVREHRGWLWIGAGVMALGVYGFVATLQPDAEFGRVLAAYGGVFVAGSLVWGMVADGYRPDRWDVTGALICLAGMAVIMYAPRGGR; this is translated from the coding sequence ATGGTGATCGTCCGCTCCGTGGTCCTCTTCGTCGTCGCCGCGCTCTTCGAGATCGGCGGCGCCTGGCTGGTCTGGCAAGGCGTCCGCGAGCACCGCGGCTGGCTCTGGATCGGCGCCGGCGTCATGGCCCTGGGTGTCTACGGCTTCGTGGCCACGCTCCAGCCGGACGCCGAGTTCGGCCGCGTCCTCGCCGCGTACGGCGGGGTCTTCGTGGCCGGCTCGCTCGTCTGGGGCATGGTCGCGGACGGCTACCGCCCCGACCGCTGGGACGTCACCGGCGCGCTGATCTGCCTCGCCGGGATGGCCGTGATCATGTACGCGCCGCGCGGCGGCCGCTGA